In one Sphingobium sp. MI1205 genomic region, the following are encoded:
- a CDS encoding head-tail joining protein — MPVESASDRASFFSSSEFAELALFTPSGGSGSDAVVCTIVYDRGQGKNRMAVGEAAASGAERAVWINADEVATVGRGARIVVPVDEDGDALPGAETLDVIGEPKLDETGFMWAADLVLVD, encoded by the coding sequence ATGCCGGTTGAATCCGCCTCGGACCGCGCCAGCTTCTTCTCCTCCAGCGAATTCGCAGAGCTGGCGCTGTTCACCCCCTCCGGGGGCAGCGGCAGCGATGCCGTCGTCTGCACGATCGTCTATGATCGCGGCCAGGGGAAGAACCGGATGGCGGTCGGGGAGGCGGCGGCATCGGGTGCGGAGCGCGCCGTCTGGATCAATGCAGACGAGGTCGCCACGGTCGGACGGGGTGCCCGCATCGTGGTGCCCGTCGATGAGGATGGCGACGCGCTTCCGGGGGCCGAGACGCTCGACGTGATTGGCGAACCGAAGCTGGACGAGACCGGCTTCATGTGGGCCGCCGACCTGGTACTGGTGGACTGA
- a CDS encoding major capsid protein: MPDALYGTEELLPMIDSLFIPGNFLMKIAFPGLLEFDTEQVSMDRVLDDLRLAPLVSPYSPGKVQQPRGFQKESIVPAYVKPRNPVPASQVMKRIAGEKPWGELSAAERHELIIFDLLNGHRRKIDRRVEWMAASVLKTGTLVLSSADYPATTVDYQRSAGLTKTLLTSDRWGETGVSPYDDVDDWINEVGEESGGAVNIVVMDRKAWALYIADPKAQKALDKTLGQTSVAYELGLTVQLPGSPVFKGRDGNIEFYVYNDKFENDSGSIEALLPDYTVILVSQGGVEGVTAFGLIQDARNQYGKGAYFSKNWIDDNTGAELLESASAPIPVPKRINATLCATVR; this comes from the coding sequence ATGCCCGACGCACTTTACGGCACCGAAGAACTGCTGCCGATGATCGACTCCCTCTTCATCCCCGGCAATTTCCTGATGAAGATCGCTTTCCCCGGACTGCTGGAATTCGACACCGAACAGGTGTCGATGGACCGCGTGCTGGACGACCTGCGCCTCGCGCCGCTGGTGTCGCCCTATTCGCCGGGCAAAGTCCAGCAGCCGCGCGGCTTTCAGAAGGAGTCGATAGTCCCGGCCTATGTGAAGCCCCGCAACCCGGTGCCCGCGAGCCAGGTGATGAAGCGCATCGCCGGCGAGAAGCCTTGGGGCGAACTAAGCGCGGCCGAGCGCCACGAGCTGATCATATTCGACCTGCTCAACGGCCATCGCCGGAAGATCGACCGTCGCGTCGAATGGATGGCGGCATCGGTCTTGAAGACCGGCACGCTGGTGCTGTCGAGCGCCGACTATCCGGCCACAACGGTCGATTATCAGCGCAGCGCTGGCCTCACCAAGACCCTGCTGACCAGCGATCGTTGGGGCGAAACCGGCGTCTCGCCCTATGACGATGTCGACGACTGGATCAACGAGGTCGGTGAAGAATCGGGCGGCGCGGTCAATATCGTCGTCATGGACCGTAAGGCATGGGCGCTCTACATCGCCGATCCCAAGGCGCAGAAGGCGCTCGACAAGACGCTCGGTCAGACCAGCGTCGCCTATGAATTGGGCCTCACTGTCCAGCTGCCGGGTTCGCCGGTGTTCAAGGGCCGCGACGGCAACATCGAATTCTATGTCTATAACGACAAGTTCGAGAATGACTCCGGCTCGATCGAGGCTCTGCTCCCCGACTATACCGTCATCCTGGTCAGCCAGGGCGGCGTTGAGGGGGTAACCGCGTTCGGCCTCATCCAAGATGCGCGCAACCAATATGGCAAGGGCGCCTATTTCTCGAAGAACTGGATCGACGACAACACCGGCGCCGAGCTGCTGGAAAGCGCGTCGGCACCCATTCCGGTGCCGAAGCGCATCAACGCGACGCTCTGCGCTACGGTCCGATAA
- a CDS encoding head decoration protein has translation MAYEQADYSQETPYSPKHLLASGPYTTRKVTILSGQNLVAGAVIGAIALGAVTVTPGAAVSATPAGTPGNGSIGTVTSDAGAQEGTYQVVIIEPAANGGTYEVTLPDGTVDGTGVIGQAYNGSINFTLADGSTDFVAGDRIPVVVDYATGSGKYKLSLAAAVDGSETPDMVLAYDCDASGGDTEAIAYETANVVAGALTLGTGHTVASIREGLRLKGILIDD, from the coding sequence ATGGCTTATGAACAGGCCGATTATTCGCAAGAAACGCCCTACAGCCCGAAGCATCTGCTTGCCTCCGGCCCCTACACCACGCGCAAGGTAACGATCCTGTCCGGTCAGAACCTGGTGGCCGGCGCGGTGATCGGCGCCATTGCGCTGGGCGCCGTCACCGTCACCCCCGGTGCGGCGGTCTCCGCTACCCCGGCGGGCACCCCTGGCAACGGCTCGATTGGCACGGTTACGTCCGACGCCGGGGCACAGGAGGGCACGTATCAGGTTGTCATCATCGAGCCAGCGGCTAATGGCGGCACCTACGAAGTCACCCTGCCCGACGGTACTGTCGATGGGACCGGCGTGATTGGCCAGGCCTATAACGGCTCGATCAACTTCACGCTCGCCGATGGATCGACCGACTTCGTTGCTGGCGACCGGATCCCCGTGGTGGTCGATTATGCGACCGGGTCGGGGAAGTACAAGCTCTCGCTCGCCGCAGCGGTCGACGGGTCGGAAACCCCCGATATGGTGCTGGCTTATGATTGCGACGCCAGCGGCGGCGATACCGAAGCCATCGCTTATGAGACCGCCAATGTGGTGGCGGGCGCGCTGACGCTCGGCACCGGCCACACGGTTGCCAGCATCCGCGAGGGTCTGCGCCTGAAGGGTATCCTGATCGACGACTGA
- a CDS encoding S49 family peptidase, whose translation MSSRAFSRAAITRRLFNAPLAVMPDTAAIVLGAIGERLDVGQLFVASDGSSMTLPQLSELAADERTKIEARSRTDRVAPTRPAADLMMVYAGIAHIDIRGELVAENGIGPVSGFTGYDGICAQVASADADPDVRGLIYDIDCPGGEVASLFECVQQLMARRGTKPTRAIIRGVGCSAAYAIACCADDVTVHELGYAGSIGVIMMHVDFSQRLANDGIKVTLIAQGAHKADGNPFEPLPDEVKARYETLIATSYDRFVAHVATARGLDEKAVRAQQSRVYQGEEAVQAGLADKVMSWADSMAEFSEQVNGGGLNGRAARPAPGARTMKGSVMTTQTAAPADDTPVHTQAQLDAAVATASANASAAATTAERERITALAELDSDSTISASLSKAMTEGTSAGDYAIGLAQAAKAATATALEAAKSDAVKTDALPSGGEARGTGTGEKGNRGEAAVARFRGKIPGLPAKAG comes from the coding sequence ATGAGCAGCCGCGCCTTTTCGCGCGCCGCGATCACGCGGCGCTTGTTCAATGCCCCGTTGGCGGTGATGCCCGACACGGCCGCGATCGTTCTGGGCGCGATCGGCGAACGACTGGACGTAGGGCAGCTGTTCGTCGCCAGCGACGGGAGCTCCATGACCTTGCCCCAGCTTTCCGAACTGGCGGCCGACGAGCGCACGAAGATCGAGGCGCGGTCGCGCACCGATCGGGTTGCACCGACGCGGCCCGCTGCCGATCTGATGATGGTGTATGCTGGTATTGCGCACATTGATATACGCGGTGAGCTGGTGGCCGAGAATGGCATCGGCCCCGTCTCGGGCTTCACGGGCTATGACGGCATCTGTGCACAGGTCGCATCAGCCGACGCCGACCCCGATGTGCGCGGGCTGATCTATGACATTGACTGCCCCGGCGGTGAGGTTGCGAGCCTTTTCGAATGCGTGCAGCAGCTGATGGCTCGGCGCGGCACGAAGCCGACCCGCGCGATCATTCGGGGCGTCGGATGCAGTGCAGCCTACGCCATCGCCTGCTGCGCCGATGATGTGACAGTGCATGAGCTGGGCTATGCCGGATCGATCGGCGTCATCATGATGCATGTCGATTTCAGCCAGCGCCTGGCAAACGATGGCATCAAGGTAACGCTCATCGCGCAGGGCGCACACAAGGCCGACGGCAACCCGTTCGAGCCGCTGCCCGATGAGGTCAAGGCCCGTTACGAAACGCTGATCGCCACCAGCTATGATCGCTTCGTCGCCCATGTCGCCACCGCGCGCGGGCTGGATGAGAAGGCGGTGCGGGCACAGCAGAGCCGGGTCTATCAGGGCGAGGAGGCTGTGCAGGCGGGCCTCGCGGACAAGGTCATGAGCTGGGCCGATTCCATGGCGGAATTTTCCGAGCAAGTGAATGGCGGCGGATTGAACGGACGGGCCGCCCGTCCCGCGCCCGGTGCGCGAACGATGAAGGGAAGCGTTATGACCACTCAAACTGCCGCACCGGCGGACGACACGCCCGTGCACACTCAGGCGCAGCTGGATGCCGCTGTCGCCACGGCTTCGGCGAACGCGTCGGCTGCCGCCACCACGGCTGAACGTGAACGCATCACTGCGCTCGCCGAGCTGGACAGCGACAGCACGATCAGCGCATCGCTGTCGAAGGCCATGACGGAAGGCACCAGCGCGGGCGATTACGCGATCGGGCTGGCGCAGGCTGCGAAGGCTGCAACCGCGACCGCTTTGGAAGCGGCGAAGTCGGACGCGGTCAAGACGGACGCACTGCCGAGCGGTGGCGAGGCGCGCGGCACCGGGACAGGCGAGAAGGGCAATCGCGGTGAGGCCGCGGTGGCTCGTTTCCGCGGCAAGATCCCTGGTCTCCCCGCGAAGGCCGGCTGA
- a CDS encoding phage portal protein, translated as MHVRQNFFDRMVAAVSPERGARRFAARAALTAATSMTAGLPISPGGQVTGQGGYYGGQSDRRQTRGWAAKLRTPNQDAAKRDTLIARSRHAAMNIPLGTAAVERPIDFTVGSGLMAIPEIDGAAVGLSDEDAAALNRQIAKDYDDYMSSTDPDAERGTTGYGLQEIVMRGVLESGDIVPLRCWADDQLGRTHFTAWKLVEADWIVSPLGHVEGKPLNSTGNVCTDGVEVDGYNAPVAVHVLKKAPDGAFGGRYARTAGDTVRIPIWGEKSGLPSAVLIMSKRRGGQTRGIPVLAPVLEILRQVSDLTDAELFAAVMTAMLAIVYKSPGAGSMPEADYGAESEEARMVSGGGAYTGDGSDRGGNIRMEAGSVLEIDSESEVDVKSPGRPNPAFDPFFLGMVRQLSAATKVPYEILLLHFTASYSASRGALEVFYLTYVMPKREWLSSMWCQVGYSCWLHEQVVRGVYKMPGFLTNATRRVAWSRARHRGDGKITLDPAREAKALEVYEAHAWSTGAQITAGLNGGDYDSNVTVRASEHKRFVDGGLPIPNAKGGGNETAPSDQKEEQE; from the coding sequence CTTGCCGATCAGCCCCGGCGGTCAGGTCACGGGACAGGGGGGTTATTATGGCGGGCAGTCGGACCGGCGGCAGACGCGGGGCTGGGCTGCAAAGCTGCGCACGCCCAATCAGGACGCAGCGAAGCGCGACACGCTGATTGCGCGGTCGCGCCACGCGGCCATGAACATCCCGCTGGGAACGGCGGCGGTTGAGCGTCCGATCGACTTCACAGTCGGCTCTGGCCTTATGGCGATTCCGGAGATTGACGGGGCGGCAGTCGGCCTTTCGGATGAAGACGCTGCGGCGCTCAACCGGCAGATCGCCAAGGACTATGACGATTACATGTCGTCGACCGATCCCGACGCGGAGCGGGGAACGACCGGATACGGCCTGCAGGAAATCGTTATGCGCGGCGTCCTGGAGTCCGGCGACATCGTGCCGCTGCGCTGCTGGGCCGACGATCAGCTGGGCCGCACGCATTTCACCGCGTGGAAGCTGGTCGAGGCGGACTGGATCGTTTCGCCGCTGGGGCATGTCGAAGGCAAGCCGTTGAACAGCACCGGCAATGTCTGCACCGATGGCGTCGAGGTCGACGGCTATAACGCACCCGTCGCGGTGCATGTGCTGAAAAAGGCGCCCGATGGAGCGTTCGGTGGACGCTATGCTCGCACGGCGGGTGATACGGTCCGCATTCCGATTTGGGGCGAGAAGAGCGGCTTGCCCAGCGCCGTGCTGATCATGTCGAAGCGGCGCGGCGGGCAGACGCGGGGCATTCCGGTTCTGGCGCCCGTTCTGGAGATCCTGCGCCAGGTGTCCGACCTCACCGACGCGGAACTGTTCGCGGCCGTGATGACCGCGATGCTTGCCATCGTTTACAAGTCCCCCGGCGCCGGCAGTATGCCCGAGGCCGATTATGGCGCCGAAAGCGAAGAAGCCCGCATGGTGTCGGGCGGCGGCGCCTATACTGGTGACGGCAGCGATCGTGGCGGCAACATCCGCATGGAAGCCGGGTCGGTACTGGAAATCGACAGCGAGTCCGAAGTTGATGTGAAATCGCCAGGTCGGCCCAATCCCGCGTTCGATCCTTTCTTTCTCGGCATGGTCCGGCAGCTCTCGGCCGCGACCAAGGTGCCCTATGAAATCCTGCTGCTGCACTTCACCGCGAGCTATTCGGCAAGCCGGGGCGCGCTGGAGGTGTTCTACCTGACCTATGTCATGCCCAAGCGGGAATGGCTGTCGTCGATGTGGTGTCAGGTCGGCTATTCATGCTGGCTGCACGAGCAGGTCGTGCGGGGCGTCTACAAAATGCCAGGCTTCCTTACCAATGCGACGCGGCGCGTTGCATGGTCGCGGGCGCGCCATAGGGGTGATGGCAAGATCACGCTGGACCCGGCGCGCGAAGCGAAGGCGCTGGAAGTCTATGAGGCGCATGCCTGGTCGACCGGCGCGCAGATCACCGCCGGCCTCAATGGCGGCGACTATGACAGCAACGTCACGGTGCGGGCATCCGAGCACAAGCGGTTTGTGGATGGCGGCTTGCCGATTCCGAACGCCAAGGGCGGCGGGAATGAAACGGCGCCATCCGATCAGAAGGAAGAGCAGGAATGA